In the Helianthus annuus cultivar XRQ/B chromosome 11, HanXRQr2.0-SUNRISE, whole genome shotgun sequence genome, one interval contains:
- the LOC110888122 gene encoding uncharacterized protein LOC110888122: MIDKGKNAEGSVVASERSIVPSLVVENPVPISAISGIFDEEVLIEDLGNDDDDVEDDSEEDDDEGDDDEEEDDDEKVFSASSHGSDDDNDDDDNQGGTGVTVTEASREQNVDDLMKDDANEVSEGADGEGEHVDDQNVDQIEKLILRLEPHVEEGEFRHTYTLNEILKMSNVNENEFKFDFEEELNVFDINHQPEYGYKYVEDADVYDRVEVEDCSDEENVSEDTSKFPTLMEFFTKENIDELRRKVAKILKDKNFDGTPKDLQKEERKKWFKDSHERKFKRPLKYYQRDRSISLGDIISLGFMPHVNAYAIRRECGVQYFERLHDIMSQPWYPVRKNDVAMWGYIKFESLKNFRHWKPHYPKRVQRVDPVTGIEETILNVKKPKAMKNIPVPKMEQEFYKGFMGWVYSCISTEAVITYRAGKEIREIFVYDPMWLVNCSAKDIECLFVNKIRFQSEDKEQAMQFQKLVTICFQKGINSESKWNSKWWSLEEKERQKAEKERKKLEKNKGKWMKIQAEEEKTKKKENDRLRNLLRKKPKRRDESFKSL, translated from the coding sequence ATGATAGATAAAGGTAAGAATGCTGAAGGCAGTGTTGTAGCTTCTGAAAGATCAATAGTTCCATCATTAGTAGTTGAAAATCCTGTTCCTATATCTGCTATATCTGGTATCTTCGATGAAGAAGTATTAATTGAAGATCTgggtaatgatgatgatgatgtggagGATGATAGTGAAGAGGATGACGATGAAGGAGATGATGACGAagaggaagatgatgatgaaaaggtttTCTCTGCAAGTAGTCATGGTTCTGATGATGACAATGATGACGATGACAATCAGGGAGGTACTGGTGTTACTGTGACTGAAGCTTCAAGAGAACAAAATGTTGATGATTTAATGAAAGATGATGCAAATGAAGTTTCAGAGGGAGCTGATGGAGAGGGGGAGCATGTTGATGATCAAAATGTTGATCAAATTGAAAAGTTAATTCTTCGATTAGAGCCTCATGTTGAAGAAGGTGAATTCAGGCATACTTACACATTGAATGAAATCCTGAAGATGTCTAATGTAAATGAAAATGAATTCAAGTTTGATTTCGAAGAAGAACTGAATGTGTTCGATATCAACCATCAACCAGAGTATGGGTACAAATATGTTGAAGATGCAGATGTGTATGACAGGGTTGAGGTTGAAGACTGTTCCGATGAGGAGAATGTTTCTGAAGATACTTCTAAATTTCCAACACTGATGGAGTTCTTCACTAAAGAAAATATAGATGAACTAAGAAGGAAAGTAGCTAAGATACTAAAAGATAAGAATTTTGATGGTACTCCGAAAGATCTtcagaaagaagaaagaaagaaatggttcaaagATAGTCATGAAAGAAAGTTCAAGAGACCGTTGAAGTATTATCAAAGAGATAGAAGCATTTCACTTGGTGATATCATTAGCTTGGGTTTTATGCCTCATGTTAATGCATATGCCATCAGAAGAGAGTGTGGAGTACAATATTTTGAACGCTTGCATGATATTATGTCCCAACCATGGTATCCTGTGAGGAAGAATGATGTAGCTATGTGGGGATACATAAAGTTTGAATCATTGAAGAATTTCAGACACTGGAAGCCTCATTACCCGAAGAGAGTTCAAAGGGTAGATCCAGTGACAGGAATTGAAGAGACTATCTTGAATGTGAAAAAGCCGAAAGCGATGAAAAACATTCCAGTGCCCAAGATGGAACAGGAGTTCTATAAAGGTTTCATGGGATGGGTGTACAGTTGTATATCTACTGAGGCTGTGATCACTTACCGAGCTGGGAAGGAAATCAGAGAGATTTTTGTCTACGACCCGATGTGGTTGGTTAATTGCTCAGCGAAAGATATAGAATGTTTATTTGTGAACAAGATCCGCTTTCAATCTGAAGATAAAGAGCAGGCGATGCAGTTCCAGAAACTCGTAACTATTTGCTTTCAGAAAGGCATAAATtctgaaagtaaatggaattcaAAATGGTGGTCgcttgaagaaaaagaaaggcagaaagctgaaaaagaacgaaagaagctaGAGAAAAACAAAGGGAAATGGATGAAGATACaggctgaagaagaaaagacaaagaAGAAAGAGAACGATAGGCTGAGGAACTTGCTGAGAAAGAAGCCTAAGCGAAGAGATGAAAGTTTTAAGTCACTGTGA
- the LOC110888121 gene encoding glutamic acid-rich protein-like yields MGFSGHLNGKMTKTSFSKAYRYLMYCMVHSLSHRKGAYDEVSDYIMNIVTSLVLNRRYNISQVIFEYMKENYQDKGDKYIMYPRFIMMLINDKIKDLPKNKSDIMDVRNITNDTIARITKENDAKTKQMICKIKNPKYVAPENDKWRHEKSDSDNEDAKMSEMIEKKTRWWCARDEKSKRTPKSSAAVSIPKDGEKGSSGEPQQRLIDETVLEPSVAIEQGIDLLNQSFESYLKKNEEAAAQKAQGSSVQAEDITTIEPEVEDLDSSSEDDYEATQSESELDRTTLGRGKAQLKKKSLKKKKSSDEEDSSYEPDEPKKQRKKRKAVQAGVIPRNVRARKSGAESSKEKGGKKEKHIQKSKALETEKTQSVETPKEPEVQSTEEPVVKAQKRTGGDDDYVEITGFKAATPRPPPQDKPESSHPKGSKFDYIFEGLPEATGIYTEDIPEDDYDMFNNEAVQELLQKVNKLEKEKAKTETEHDILKKQVDNLMNAHDQVRAVLIEQEEAMNRMKNEAHDNSKLFELLTAEIASLNVKIKNLEDVNQTLNQLLIEMSEASSNEMKAIKLEMEAMKGDKVVKDEHLHMLYFVMESHLKMEVHAAFNEIEVKIAEERRIERERRLTEEATQKNKSVIEDIQEAGGSSSQPEVGGSSSQQDIEMVDVQEQHVNEIQEQVMEDIIDEQGQDFMMIGESSEPFDVNNVLRRVAVIQRKRKAREVLLLEWKKNQFVLVGDATSVPYSGKEIACRMKIKERKRKAKIARGEIVDDDSDIELFGDEEEEEDEDDNDDKKDDKLDDNNDKDDKGNDDNDQGASGLLIRDPIVQERVEELMNDEINEQEDDLQNEASSSGKQHADQVLLSNPTVIYLNVQQEGEVEVRRTRAEMLEELGLEDGKFKFDIEDEFPQSPEKDFEPRYAYEVDHYDDVIIEDASDSSEDEVDFH; encoded by the exons ATGGGATTTTCTGGTCATCTTAATGGAAAGATGACTAAAACGAGTTTTTCAAAGGCTTATAGATACTTGATGTACTGCATGGTACACTCGTTGTCACACAGAAAAGGAGCATATGATGAAGTATCTGATTACATCATGAATATAGTGACTAGTTTGGTATTAAACAGAAGGTACAACATTTCTCAAGTAATCTTTGAATATATGAAGGAGAACTACCAGGATAAAGGAGACAAATATATTATGTATCCAAGATTCATCATGATGCTGATCAATGACAAGATCAAGGATCTTCCAAAGAACAAAAGTGACATCATGGATGTGAGAAACATAACCAATGATACAATTGCAAGAATCACCAAAGAAAATGATGCAAAAACGAAGCAAATGATAtgtaaaatcaaaaatccaaaatatgTTGCTCCTGAGAATGACAAATGGAGACATGAGAAAAGTGATTCTGATAATGAAGATGCAAAGATGAGTGAGATGATTGAAAAGAAAACAAGATGGTGGTGTGCAAGAGATGAGAAAAGCAAGAGAACTCCAAAGTCATCCGCTGCTGTTTCTATTCCAAAGGATGGAGaaaagg GGTCTTCTGGAGAACCGCAACAAAGACTGATAGATGAAACTGTCTTGGAGCCATCTGTAGCTATTGAGCAAGGAATTGATCTCTTAAATCAATCATTTGAAAGCTATCTGAAGAAGAATGAGGAAGCAGCAGCTCAAAAAGCTCAAGGATCGAGTGTTCAAGCTGAAGATATCACAACCATTGAACCAGAGGTAGAGGATCTGGATAGTTCAAGCGAAGATGATTATGAAGCAACACAATCAGAATCAGAATTGGATCGAACAACTCTTGGAAGAGGGAAAGCCCAGCTAAAGAAGAAGTctttaaagaaaaagaaatcaTCTGATGAAGAAGATTCGTCTTATGAACCAGATGAACCaaagaaacaaagaaagaagagaaaagcAGTTCAAGCTGGAGTTATTCCAAGAAATGTTAGAGCAAGAAAATCTGGTGCTGAATCATCAAAGGAGAAAGGAGGAAAGAAAGAAAAACATATTCAAAAGTCAAAGGCTCTTGAAACAGAAAAGACTCAGAGTGTTGAAACTCCAAAAGAACCTGAGGTACAAAGTACTGAAGAACCTGTGGTAAAAGCTCAGAAAAGAACTGGAGGTGATGATGACTATGTTGAAATCACTGGGTTCAAAGCTGCTACTCCACGTCCTCCTCCTCAAGATAAACCAGAATCGTCACATCCAAAAGGTTCAAAGTTTGATTATATATTTGAAGGTCTTCCAGAAGCAACGGGGATTTACACAGAGGACATTCCTGAAGATGACTATGATATGTTCAACAATGAAGCAGTACAAGAATTGTTACAAAAGGTCAACAAGTTGGAAAAAGAAAAAGCCAAAACAGAAACAGAGCATGATATTCTAAAGAAACAGGTCGATAATTTGATGAACGCTCATGATCAAGTCAGAGCGGTGTTGATAGAACAAGAGGAAGCAATGAACAGAATGAAAAATGAAGCTCATGATAATTCAAAATTGTTTGAACTGTTGACAGCAGAAATTGCTTCATTGAATGTGAAGATAAAGAACTTGGAAGATGTGAATCAGACGCTTAATCAGCTTCTCATTGAGATGAGTGAAGCTTCATCAAATGAAATGAAGGCAATTAAGTTAGAGATGGAAGCCATGAAGGGAGACAAAGTGGTGAAGGATGAACATCTACACATGTTATACTTTGTAATGGAGAGTCACCTAAAGATGGAAGTTCATGCTGCCTTCAATGAAATTGAAGTAAAAATAGCTGAGGAAAGAAGAATCGAACGAGAAAGACGTCTAACTGAAGAAGCCACCCAAAAGAACAAAAGTGTGATTGAAGATATTCAAGAAGCTGGTGGATCTTCAAGTCAGCCAGAAGTTGGTGGATCATCATCTCAGCAAGACATTGAAATGGTTGATGTTCAAGAACAACATGTTAATGAGATTCAAGAACAAGTCATGGAAGATATCATTGATGAACAAGGTCAAGACTTCATGATGATTGGTGAGTCTTCCGAACCCTTTGATGTTAACAATGTTCTTCGAAGAGTAGCTGTTattcaaagaaaaagaaaagctaGAGAAGTGTTATTGCTGGAATGGAAGAAAAATCAGTTTGTCCTTGTTGGTGATGCCACTTCAGTGCCTTATAGTGGTAAGGAAATTGCTTGTCGAATGAAaataaaagaaaggaaaagaaagGCAAAGATAGCACGTGGAGAAATCGTTGATGATGATTCTGATATAGAGTTATTTGgagacgaagaagaagaagaagatgaagatgataatgatgataagAAAGATGACAAGCTTGATGATAAtaatgataaagatgataaaggcAATGATGACAACGATCAGGGTGCTTCCGGGTTATTGATCAGAGATCCAATTGTtcaagaaagagtagaagaatTGATGAATGATGAAATCAACGAACAAGAGGATGATTTACAGAATGAAGCTTCATCATCCGGAAAGCAGCATGCTGATCAGGTACTTCTTTCAAACCCAACTGTCATTTATTTGAATGTTCAACAAGAAGGAGAGGTTGAAGTTCGGAGAACTAGAGCTGAAATGCTAGAAGAGCTGGGATTAGAAGATGGAAAGTTTAAGTTTGATATTGAGGATGAGTTTCCTCAGTCTCCAGAAAAAGATTTCGAGCCTAGATATGCTTATGAAGTAGATCATTATGATGATGTCATTATTGAAGATGCTTCAGATTCATCCGAAGATGAAGTTGATTTTCATTAA